In the genome of Oryzias melastigma strain HK-1 linkage group LG4, ASM292280v2, whole genome shotgun sequence, the window ATTTCCTTTTTTagaaactcaaaagaaaaaaaaaagatttttaaaactatgcATTTATTTAGTCTTCTGGTGAAATTCTCtattcataaatctaaatttatcatattttcctaattttttcaaaaatgtattttttttaacctaaaaatctaaaaaaaaaaaaaaaaaaaaatcacactccACTAACTAAAAAGCTCTCTGGGAATCTGTATGTAGTTGAAGGATCCGGGCATGCGCACTGACATCAAGCCTTccgagttttttttaactttactgcaaagtttttttcaattgacaGACATTCTCAGTCAGTTATGCAATAAAGGGAACATTTCAACAcaaagagtagaaataaacCAGGGCACGCAGAGCCTTCTGGTCATCGATATCATATCTCTATTATATCTATGCTTCTGGTAACCGGTTAGTGTAAATCTTTGACGTCACATCCGGGTACCAATCACTTCCGGATGCGGTGGGACGGAGTAGAAAACATCGCAGGTCCAAGGATTACTAACGCCGCCGACCGAGTCACCGCAGACGCTTGGAGTCACTTTGGTGGTTTTGACTAGAAGAATATTAATCCTTGAAGTCACGTGATTTCGTACAGAAGCAGCTCGCGAGCGCGTCATTTCGTGTTTACGTCTTCCTGCTAGCTTAGCCCCGGTTAGCCCGTTTAAATGTCCGGTCCGCAGAGCGCTTCAGGCTCCGAGATGACAGGAGGACTTGTTGCTCTCTGAGGCGACACTTGGGCTGGGAAACTTTTCGATTACATTTTTGTAGaatttatatcttttttgtGAACAACTCAACTTTTCACCACTGgaaatagtcattttatttgagGAACATCTTTGTAAAAACACTCGACCGAAGCTTCTCCCAGAATGGGTGTAATCTGGACTTCAGTCGCCTCCGCGGATTGGGAGCTGGAAGTCGTCGTTAAATAGTCCCCCGCTGTCGGCCGGCAGGATCACACGCAGCGCCGGGACTCCGTCTGCCGAGGGGAAGGGCGACTGATCCGGATCATTTCTACGCACGAGCCGCTCCTCCGCTCAACAGGTGAGTCCGTCTGTGACGCGGCTGCGCGGCAGGTGAACTGCGCGAGAGTCAGGTGTCTGTGACTGCGATGATTCAGGTTATTAGAAGCGAAAGGacgtgtttatttattcatgaaaacATCGGTGTTTACTGGGGAAAAATTAGGCTAAACGGTTTGTAATTCATGAATTTAATGttaaagtaacaaaataaaatttgatttatctgttaaagatttaaatatatacacaaGTTCATTTACAACcaacaaaaagtgtgtttttctgttaataaaaatagttagaaaatgtaataattaaaagtccattaaaacataaaatacaactaATTAATGTACTAAATCAGTCatcaaaactaataaattaaaatgtataaaggGTGTTAAAATGCTTGAAACAACGTagtaataattaatattttcagATGACTTATTTCTCATTAAAGTCACTCTAGagttaagttgttttttatgtctGGAGGTAAAGTGTTCTGTAGATCTGATGAAGCTActtcagaaaaatctgaaagtttttGACTCACACTTCCTGACAGCATCTTCATAACTTTCCACGTTTATTTCATGGCTGTTTTTAAGGATTATTGTGGGACCCGTGTCTTTTTATCTCTCATTTAAGCTCCTAAAATGCTGTTAAGTTCAGATGAAAACACCTGGTGGTTTCTCAGGTTTTCCTGTTCCGTGTTTCTGACATGATGATCAGGTTTTTAGGAAGAATGTAAGGATCATTCTGACTGTTGATTCCTTCAAAGTGAAAGATTCTGCtttaattctaaaataatttaaactttattgattttttaaagtgtaaacaattctaattttacagtaaatgttaaatttttgtttctattaaGTCATGagccaaagtcaaggcctgggggccggatccggccctccagatcattttattgttactaatgaCCTGATGTAATCTTGTGCTAGTTTCTAActtgaaaattttaatttaaattttgacaaaatatatttttatggagagtaaaatattgaaagttatttatgggttaagttgatttattctggaataatattcctgacttttaattattcattattatgtcaaaaagttacagttttaaagttttaaaatggtcATTCTCTTAgctttttggatgtttttggcatttactaagattttttaggcaattttggagttagctaacatttcagctacatgctagctgttttggccaatttatactttttttgttgtcgtttttcaggctaatttagctaatattttagctggctatcagcttcaatgttttcagctatcagcactagcatctttagtgttatctagcattatcacaggttatgatatatatttagttcataattatgttaaaaagttatggttttaaagttttaaaaatgtagttttagtgttcaatagatgtttatccCGTTTGCCCCGTGACCTAagtttgtttggattttggccccctctgtgattgactttgacactcctgccttaAATGGAAAACCAATTTAGAAAAACCAAATTGGTTTTCAGCTGGAGCTGAAACTCATAATCTTAAGTTGATCTGAATGATAAATGTGTCAGTGAGAGCCGTCCCATCCTGGGTCTTCCTGGAACAGGGGGGTCGTTGTGTCAGCTGCACACTGATGTGGTTGTTCTGGTTCAGGATGAACGGCCTGTCGCTCAGCGAGCTCTGCTGCCTGTTCTGCTGCCCGCCCTGCCCCAGCCGCATCGCAGCCAAGCTGGCCTTCCTGCCCCCGGACCCTTCCTACACCTTCCTGCCGGACCCGGAGGCGGGCACCGCCCCGCCGTGCGGGCCGCAGGCCCAGCGCTCGCAGACTGGAGCGGCAGCCGCTGGAGGCGGGAGCTCGGTGGCTGCGGAGGGGAGGTGGAAGCTTCACCTGGCGGACAGGGCGGACTTTCAGTACGGCCAGGCGGAGCTGGACATGATGGAGGTGCTGTACACTCGCTCCAGCAGAGGGAACAGAATCGGCTGCATGTTCATCCGCTGTGCGCCCAATGCCAGGTGAATATCTGTGGGCGTGTCCCGTCATTCCTCACATTCGTTCGTGCCGGAGCTTCACGCCTCCTCGCTGACTCATCCGGTGCAGAGAGGCTTCTCTGATGTTATTAGacactcaaaacatttttatctttctcCATCCATGACGTGTCCGGAAGGCTGTTTCCACTTTAACATCTCATAACTGATCTTGTAACTAAAGTGGAGTCAGCAGAAAAAGATTCTTCCAGGAAGTCGGCCTGTAAAATCCTCCATGCTTTGCATTTTTTCAGGTCTGAGACTTTGAAGTTTGAACTGTGGAAGTTACTCATCAGCCGCTGATCTGTCCATGTTTGCTGTCACGAGTCCTGGATCTGTTTCCTGTTTGACGTTTTTCCCGGCTGGTTCGGTTGACCTGCTGACCCCTCCCTCCTTGTCCTCTGCGCCCAGATTCACCGTCCTCTTCTCCCACGGGAACGCCGTGGACCTCGGCCAGATGAGCAGCTTCTACATCGGCCTCGGCACGCGGATCAACTGCAACATCTTCTCCTACGACTACTCGGGCTACGGCGTCAGCACCGGGAAGCCTTCGGAGAAGGATCTGTACGCAGACGTGGACGCCGCCTGGCACGCTCTGAGGACGCGGTGAGCTGTGAGGAGGTTCTGTCCGGACTCTAAACTCCCATCAGGCTCTGATCTGAGTCTGAAGATGGAAATCCGACATTTTATTCgttcacatatttattttattctgatcatttctagcttattattccagataaatCCTCTCCTGGTCTGTATATCAGGAACGGATCTCGACGTTTTATCTCCATAAACACAGGAGAAAACAACACCAGTCTGAGCAGGAAAACACTTCAGTAAAGTTGGAGATATGTTCTCAGATTTGGACTTCTTAAGTCAATATCTCTTGATAAATCTTTTAAACTGACGGAAAGTGTCTTTACTGGTTTGCATTAATGGAAAAAACAACTTACAAAGacaaataagatgtttttaaaggtattttaaatGAGAATTAAACAGACGGCAGCtgctaagggaccgtctacaaagtgaAGCTCTgtgcaaaaaatgattttaaaaaatcaataattccTGTAAAAATATGGTTCAGTTAATATGAGCTACTCATGATAATCATCATATTTATGGTACAACAAGGATTTTTGGAAGaacctcttttttattttttatttatttcattttcacagcaaACTATAATTGACTTTATATTCTTgtctttggtgaaaatgaaagggaGACAGGATGAAGAAAACGTGTTatctctgccccatttaacaaaccaaactattttaaccaaatataaaTAACGTaataattcatatatatatcAAGTATCTGCCAAAAGCAACAATAGCTGACcgataaaacaaacaacaaataaacacatttaaatgcctcagaacttattttttatatactcTTTTCCCAATATGCTTATAGTTCatataggataaacatttgtttttttcagttttttaaaaatgtattgattgaattaaacttttttattgatttctcaAAATTATTCCATAATCTGATACTTTGTTCAGAAactatttttccttcatttttttatctaaatttgtTGGTTTAAAATCTCACGTCCTTTTAGTTTATGATCACAATTTGTATGTTATATGGAATACTTTTGTGATgtgtttataaattaattttaaaatggaatGATCTACCAagtcttcaggtttttttatgttttcagttttaaaaatattggtgAAGATGATCTCTATAGATCAGGAgagtcaaagtcaatcacacatggggccaaaacacaccttagataaTACAGGatcaaacatttactaaacactctaaaactacattcttaaaactttaaaactgtaact includes:
- the abhd17ab gene encoding alpha/beta hydrolase domain-containing protein 17A, with the translated sequence MNGLSLSELCCLFCCPPCPSRIAAKLAFLPPDPSYTFLPDPEAGTAPPCGPQAQRSQTGAAAAGGGSSVAAEGRWKLHLADRADFQYGQAELDMMEVLYTRSSRGNRIGCMFIRCAPNARFTVLFSHGNAVDLGQMSSFYIGLGTRINCNIFSYDYSGYGVSTGKPSEKDLYADVDAAWHALRTRFCISPENIILYGQSIGTVPTVDLASRYECAAVILHSPLTSGMRVAFPETKETYCFDAFPNIEKVSKITSPVLIIHGTEDEVIDFSHGLALFERCPKAVEPLWVEGAGHNDIELYSQYLERLRRFILQELAVQHP